In Bacteroidota bacterium, the genomic window CGCACACCCTGATGATGTTGAGCTCGCCTGTTCGGGCACGGTTGCAAAACACGTAGCAATGGGCAAAAAAGTTGCAATAGTTGATCTTACTAAAGGAGAGTTAGGCACGCGAGGAACCCCTGAAGGAAGGCTGCAAGAGGCTGCTGAATCAGCAAAAATACTGGGAGTTGTTGCCCGTGAAAATTTGGGCATGAAGGACGGCTTTTTTGCCAACGATGGCGAACATCAATTAAAGATTGTAGAGATGTTGCGCAAATACCGCCCTGATATTGTTTTGTGCAATGCTGTGAGCGACCGTCATACCGACCATGGACGCGGCGGGGACTTGGTGGTTTCGTCGTGTTTTATCTCAGGGTTGGCAAAAATTGAAACCGTTAATAATGGCGAAAAGCAAGCCCCTTGGAGACCTAAAACAGTATTACGCTACATACAAGACTTTTTATATAAACCGGATGTAGTGGTGGACATTACCCCGTATTA contains:
- the bshB1 gene encoding bacillithiol biosynthesis deacetylase BshB1, producing MKVDILAFAAHPDDVELACSGTVAKHVAMGKKVAIVDLTKGELGTRGTPEGRLQEAAESAKILGVVARENLGMKDGFFANDGEHQLKIVEMLRKYRPDIVLCNAVSDRHTDHGRGGDLVVSSCFISGLAKIETVNNGEKQAPWRPKTVLRYIQDFLYKPDVVVDITPYYETKVASIKAFKTQFFDPESTEPQTPISVPHFLDSIEGRCLDMGRFIGVRYAEGFTVTKPLGVEDITSLY